The proteins below are encoded in one region of Myxococcales bacterium:
- a CDS encoding carboxypeptidase regulatory-like domain-containing protein has translation MVRMKLMSSFALIGMAVALSACDDDQLSAEHSVTLVGQIYDGSNGTTLSDYTLEVIVGDRTLKGSVDTDTGRFRVKGLSAFDDYVVSIVADGYRAFESRNSMVGVPHSLYGAQDIAQTKTHQTLFFESYLFPTSIEAPALDVSIRASDDTDKKLSGTIRLRPSGASEVELGASSVSGQVWGNDLDLQQEVISDSFAEGEISFEAGRLVYGVTYVIDVFGVAGYRSANYYSATSGSTLAVTIVVSPQADNPVELDSNDADGCVLPDISGASLPDAASAKITLTFTSDIELVSESDAQGYVSDYFSIISPDTDIDTERNTLDSTDNGSAITVDGNKLVLSWNPATGLAGTDGTWDPDDALTRVNYEGLTYIEVQRVGSPGSVRYLGELGISSLYCE, from the coding sequence AGTGCATGTGACGACGATCAACTGAGCGCTGAGCATAGCGTAACGCTCGTCGGTCAAATCTATGATGGATCAAACGGCACAACGTTAAGTGATTACACGCTTGAAGTGATTGTGGGAGATCGGACGCTAAAAGGTTCGGTCGACACGGATACTGGTCGCTTTCGCGTTAAAGGCCTGAGTGCATTTGATGATTATGTCGTTAGCATCGTCGCTGATGGGTACCGGGCTTTTGAATCCCGCAATAGCATGGTCGGTGTTCCGCATTCGCTCTATGGTGCGCAAGATATTGCTCAAACCAAAACACATCAAACCTTATTCTTTGAGAGTTATTTGTTTCCGACGTCCATTGAAGCACCTGCGCTGGATGTCTCGATTCGTGCCAGTGACGATACAGACAAAAAGCTCAGCGGAACAATCCGACTTCGACCTTCTGGCGCATCCGAGGTTGAGCTCGGCGCAAGCAGCGTGAGCGGTCAAGTGTGGGGTAACGATCTTGATTTGCAACAAGAGGTTATTTCAGACAGCTTTGCCGAGGGTGAAATTTCGTTTGAAGCGGGCCGTCTAGTCTACGGCGTAACCTACGTTATTGATGTGTTCGGCGTTGCTGGTTATCGCAGTGCAAATTACTATAGCGCGACTTCTGGAAGCACACTTGCGGTGACCATTGTTGTATCACCACAGGCTGATAACCCGGTGGAACTGGATAGCAACGATGCAGACGGTTGTGTGCTCCCAGATATTAGTGGAGCCTCCTTGCCAGACGCTGCTTCGGCTAAGATCACTCTGACCTTCACCTCCGACATCGAACTTGTTAGCGAAAGCGATGCACAAGGATATGTAAGCGACTATTTCAGTATCATATCACCGGATACCGACATCGATACGGAAAGAAACACCCTTGATAGCACCGATAACGGCTCCGCCATCACGGTAGATGGCAACAAGCTTGTGCTTTCTTGGAATCCAGCAACCGGTCTAGCTGGCACCGATGGCACCTGGGATCCTGACGATGCACTCACACGAGTCAATTATGAAGGACTGACGTACATCGAAGTGCAACGCGTCGGCAGCCCTGGCTCCGTTCGCTATCTTGGAGAGCTCGGGATTAGCTCACTTTACTGCGAGTAA